A segment of the Sander lucioperca isolate FBNREF2018 chromosome 7, SLUC_FBN_1.2, whole genome shotgun sequence genome:
CAGCGCTCATGCAAGCGTCAATTACCAGATGATGCATTTTAGTGCCTTTTGTTTGGAGTGCAGCCTGCAAATACCTACGTCGATGATCGACGCTGAGTGCAGTGGCCGGCTGATCCTCCTCCTTAACCGTGTGCACCGTGTAGTACGGTGTTGTGGAGGGGTTTCACAACAGCCCGCAGTGCCTTGTCTTGCATGCTTTTGAACAaaacttggggaaaaaaaatacttgtTAAGATGCCGAAAAAAATGCTCTTATATTTTGCGTTTTAAGCATTGACCCCATGCGTATTTTTGACAAATGCTGGTTTCGGTCGGGAGCATATCTTTTGCAAAGTGCAACGCAATTATGTGGGGAAAGCCAGTTGGGATAGTGAGTAGCTGTGTTTTTTGCAGCCTACGGTTGCTGCTGAATCCGATGCCTGGATCGGAGTGAGGAATCCCGGGCTGGTGTTGTAGCTCCGCCTGTCGTGGGCGATGGTTTATTTTGGAAGTTCCACCTTTTTGGGATTTGTAATGACGGTGACAGGCAATGATTGGCTGAAGTGTCCACAAAGAGGTGGGACACAAGTGCAAAAGCAGACTCCCTCCTACAGAACAAAGTCACGTGTTACCAAAGTCCAGGAAGTAGCTTTGTGTAGCTAGATCGAGATCTAGATCTTAATTCATGAGATGGATAGGACTTTAAAACTCTCAATACATCCAATCAAGTGCCTGCTAATTTGCTGTGGCCTACATGGTTAGTGCAAGTCTAGATACTGCAGTGTATTATGGTATGGCAGGTGCTTGGTTGAATAATTGCGTGTTGAAACGTCCAGTGGAACTATACACACAAGTATGTTATATTCACCGCTGGGTCAGAAGTTGATGATATTTTGTCCCTGTCCTGTAGAGGGGCCATGCGGCAAAATCTAGTTGTAAGAccttaattattatattatgctCACATGGTGCATTTATGAAGGGTTTCGTTATATTACCACAAACTGATATACAGAAAATCGAGTCTAGGTAATATTCCGTTATATGAGTACTACTTTGCAAAATACTATGAAGCTGCTATCTATAGTGTGCTGTGTGCACTGTACTTGACGGAAACTTGGAGTGAGAAGGGGCCCCCAAATAGGTTAATCAGGCCATGaatgcacccacacacacacaccacaaaaaagtaattgtaattgaatgtaggcctacatgtaaatttgtctgtctgtaataAGAAGAGCCTGATGCTTCACTCAGTGGAAATAAATGATTCGCTATGATACTATTGTTATCAATATAtggagagtgtgtttgtgtgtactggGGGAGAAGGCAAGTTTGGATGTGTATTAGAGTTTCATACTTTATATACTTTAAATAGTTTCACACATTGCCAGGGGTTTTTAGTTACCTAACATGTTATACTGTCCGCAAGCGGGACTCCACTCACCGCTGGTATTGTCGCGCTTCAACTCAAAATGGGCGTGCATGGTAACTGTGCGAGAAAATCCTTGATTGACAGTTCAAACTCAAAATCCGGGCCCGTCGCGCCGCCCTCACGTGGGTCCTCTGAACGAACTGACCAATAGCGCCTGTCGGGGGCGGGGGCATATCTGAAACCCCGCCTCCCCCCAGAGCTAACCGAACGGAGATTGTTTTCCTCTCTCGGGGAGATTTTCACTTTGCAGCCCACAGCTTgaattgtttattttaaatcacAAGCAACTGATAAGTTGCTTTCAGCACATACGTCACTTTGCTATCTTCCCTGGCCAAAGGTGTAGTGGTTAACTCACAAATAACGGATTATCAAAGCATCATTTGCGATCTTCAGCTTGGGAGAGGGGTGAGTTCAGCTGAATTCATTCAGCAAGCTAACACAGCTAGCTATATACCTACCGTTAGCAGATGTTTTAAGTACAGCCCAAGGGGAATCGACCTTTATTTACATGTCACTCACTCGTATTTAGACCCGATATAGGTACTCTAATAAATCGATAGCTAATGCTCGCTTCAGATAACGTTAGCATGTATCAGCAACAGCGGACCAGATCGTTAATCGTTAGCTGCATGTGCTTCCCTGCTAGCCCCAGACGTTGGTCGGTGTCGGGCTACTTATGTTGTttacattagctagctagcagttaACTGGCAGCTCACAACCTCTGTCGACAAAACAAGTTATCGGCGTAGTTAATAGAAAAAACTCTTTCGTATACTTTTAAGCTCAAAAGGCACCAGACGGCTAGTACGTCAGCTCTTTTGCGTGCTTACCTGCTGAAATGGAGTGTAATTTGCAGCACTCCTGCGCCACGCTCTAGCTAAATGGCGGGTGTGGGAGAAAGCGTCGTGCAGTAACTCGAGGTCGGTGCTTGTGTTGCCAGGCCATAAAGGGGATGGTGAAGCGCTGTTGTCGGCTAACggctgttagcatgtagctagcaGACATAGCTGCATTTGTCTCTACGTGACTCTAACGTTACTACACTAAGTAAAGTGGAGTTTCTAAAAATACAACAGCCTCGTTTTCTTTGGCTGCGGCTGTTCAGAGCGAGAATTGTTGAACAGCACCACTGTCGGAGGCGTTTACTAGTTCGGTTTGACAGTCATTGTGTCACTTTTGTTCGATATTCGGGTTTTGAAACGTAATTTATTCTTCCACCGTAGGGTTTCTAGCTTTGTCTTTCTTTAACGCAATTCACTCAGGTGCTTATCGAGTTGTTGCTGTCCTGAGGAAGTTGTGAAAAGCAGGCTGACTTCCCACGTTCCCACAGCACCTGTTTGTTGCATCGATGACGTAGGCTGTCTGCATTTCATTGGCTACGGAGACTTCAAGTTTTAGATTCAGCGCATGTTAACATTTAGATGTATTTAGTCAACGCTTTAGCACTGAGTGGGAGCATGATGAAGGTATTGTGGGGAAAATGGTAGCTTGTTCACATTGATGTTAAGTAGTATACTACCATTCTTTCTCATTTGTAAACCCCAAACTGTCGGTAATGTATTCACAGGGGTTTTCAAGTTATGTAGCTACAAAGTGTGGAGATTTGATTCAACTTAGAACACAAATCTTCAATGAATTAaactattatttatatataaatatactatTTATAACAAGGAAGATGAAATGTATGTAAGGTAATAATCCCACAGTATTTTTAGTGGAGTTTTCCTCTTTGCCAAATAACATTTAACTTTATTATCCAGAGAAAGAGATTAtttacatacaaaaatacataaaataaaacaaccgAGGCGGTCCATAAAAGAGTAAAAGATGTACATTGCTGTTTCAGGGTGCTCTGCAACTCCTAACGGCTTACTTTTCCCTAAATACCCCCCTGCAATCTGCTTGTGTACATACAAAGTTTCCTCATTTTCATACTGTTGCATGGCTGCACTATCTGTGCGGCCGTCCTTTGGTGAGGTAGCTGCTCTGTTGTTGCGTATGTAGCAGGACGGAGCTTTAGGTTTGGGGCTGATCAGCCGTTCTCTTGGGAATACAATTCTAGGCTTGGCATTGCTGGAGAGGCTCGGGATGTCGCAAGTTCAAACAAAAGTGTAATCAGACACTTGGAGTCAGTTTGCAACGACATGCACAAACCTAATCTTATGTCATTGTAACTTTGACCTAGTTCTGgaaaaaaacatcccaaaaGTATATCGCAAACTAAAACTGACACAAGTTAGTAAATCAGTACGCTATATAATAATTTTCTTTTCGAGCCAAACAACAGAAGTGGCTAGCTGGCACTGTATGTATCCATAAATTCACAGTtgaagtaaaagaaaaattacTACCATATGCCTAAAGTATTGAATTTAACCAAGAGGCTGATTTAATAGATTTTGATAACTTGCCATAAGGCTGCCAGTGTGAAATAGGGTCCATATGCTCTTTCTTTGCAGGCCTCTCAGTTTTTACAAGTATGAGTTCATAATGAAGCGGCGACTGGAGGATCAGGAAACGGTTTTTGCGTCCCAGCAGCGGCGCCTCGCTGGCAACGCGGAGGCTTTCCAGCATCGCGTCCTGGCCCCTGCCCCAGCCCCAGCTGTGTATGAGGCCGTGTCAGACAACATGCAGCCCACAGCAGGCGTCCAGTACTCCGTCCCCCAGGGATACCAGGTATACTCTGCTTGTCCACTGCAGATTTGTCTTAAGCTCACTGAATTATAGATTTGAAACTAGGTCAAATACAGCAGATTTTAAGTCACCCATCGCTCATAACTCAGGCTGTCATTTTAACGCGTGTCAGAGactctgttttctttctttctgtaagCCGCCAGCATGGCTCACTTTTTTTATGAAGATAAATTGCTGTACATACTTGTTGTATGTGgtgatttaaataatgtttCCTTTTATGATAAGGTCATAGTGCTATCCATCAGATATATTACCAGATATATTAAAGTTAACAACTTGCAATCATTGTTATAGGTGTCTCTACTTTCCCAGGTTCCCACCGTGGCCCAAAACAGTGGCGGGCATGGGCACACTCCAAGCCCAGCCGTCCATGGTGGGTCCCACCACCATAGCCCAGCAGTCCAGTCCCACGGGCCCTCAGTGATGTCAGGGCACAGCCATACAGCGCCTCCTCAAGCCTCTGCACAGGGCCAGCAGTTCCAGAGGCTCAAGGTTAGTcagcatgttttattttgacaggttCTTACAGTTGCCAGGTCCAATGGGAAACCTGCAAATGTCAAGGAGTTTTCATGCCAGAGAAGTTTGTGAAAATAAATATACAGACCTTGTTAGAGGTTTTAGGGACGTGTGTATTTTTTGCCCAATAAATGTTTAGTTAATTTGTTGGTTTGAGCACATTTTCTGTTTAGTTAAATGGCTGGTTCACCCTAAACACAAAGGGTTTCCCCTTTAACCCTTGTTGTACCCAGCCATACACATGGTTCAcagtagggctgtgtattggcaagaatctggcgatacgatacgtatcacgatacatgggtcacgattcaatatattgcaatatatatgttttttttcttcttttctttttttactttcttaaaaagtatcggttcaggcactgttaattatgtatgcgattaatttcgattaattaattacagagtatgtaattaattagattaatttttttaatcgattgacagccctaatttttagaCCTGggttaaattatttatttaccgcttttttttcttcccagtgtCGGTCaagattttgaaaaatgtgatggTAGCGTAAATGGTCACTGATTTGTTATATGAAGTTAGagttattttactgtattaatgttgttaattaattaattaatgatcCGGGCACAGCTGCCAATTGTGAAATGTACAAGAAAAAACTGATTGGCGGATTGATGTAATTGACTTGCTCTCTTCTCTGTCCCCGAAGGTGGAAGATGCTCTGTCCTACTTGGATCAAGTGAAACTGCAGTTTGGCAACCAGCCTCAGGTCTACAATGACTTTCTGGACATAATGAAAGAGTTCAAGTCTCAAAGGTGAGGCCACTGATTGATTTTACAGAAGAAGACGATGTTATTAGGATGCGCACCCAAAGTCGGCCAACTTGTGTTCAAAATGTACATTTGATGAGTTCTTACTCTTTTAGTCCTGCCTCGGACAACAGTGTGATAATTTGGAAAAATTCATTActgataataatattataataactaTATATCAGCATAAGCTGAAGGATAAGGCCACAAATCtcattcagatttttttctaaCCAGAATGATTCCCAAAAAACATAAAAGCCTTTGACTAGTCTTTCAATCCTGGAAAAATCATGAGATTTGTTTGCCTCCATAAAGATAATTAGCATATTTTCACTGACCTCATTTGCTGAGAACGACCAGTCTGTTGTTCCTGTCACAGATGGTAGCTAAAAGTTGGCATTAGTTCAGAACAATCTAAAGTTTAAAGGGTACGAGCTGCTCTTGGTTTGGTAAAACTCTCAGTAACCCACAACATTGGCagcttttgaatgtacacatctCAGGTATAGTATAGCACGATGACAGTTGATACAAGACAGTTGTAGCCGCATTTGTCAAATTGGGGAAAATATGTGAGGATGAAATTGTGACTAAATTATGGAGATACAACCAAGAAATGTTGATTTATTCTTCAAACAACATAAGTCTGAAATACCTGATAACAttactttaaagctatagtgcgtagtttccgTCACCCCCATggggaattctaagtaatgacattGACAataaaactgttggcgcgtccacatgatacaagccttacgtgatcgcACACagtccccacccctcctccacgcagttgctaatagccaaggaggacacgtaggattaaaaaaacatgatggactcttcagaagaggtcattatcatCACTCGAGtgtctgcgcgggaaagtcaccggacgacacaatctcctgaacacagccatactgagaaatacagagagagttgtgtggagctgaaagtcttaattagctttgtattaactaatttggcaatggcttctCCAGTTAACCCTCCATTAACAGTTCATCAAGAGCAGTTTTGTTCAGATGTTTGGTGAGAGGTCAGAGGTTTGTGAGTTTAAGAATTTATTTTTAGTCATCTTTAAAGTTGTGTAATCAAACATCTCAATCCATAATACATGACTAATCCCCAAATCTTAAGGcagttttttgcttttctgaGTAAGCGACCCAATATTTACATGCAGAGGCTCTATAGATGGTCCCATCATAGTGTACACGCACCTCCTgaaaaaatgtaacttttttcCGAGCTTTGTTGGACTTCAAAATTGGTTCGCTTTGATTTcgcttgtgttttctcctacaTGTACCAGGTGTTGATGAAGTTTGATACAGTACAAAGTGAATGACATGAATACAGATACGACAGTGCTACGACAATCAACTGGTTAAATCCTTCAATGACCTATAAATAAGTTTCTACACTGTGTGCACAATTGAACCttgtttcttttaatgttatcatCTCTTCCTTCACAACAAAACACTAGCAAACTCACTTTGAGTCACTTATTGGTATTCATGTAACTACTGTTGTTGCCGTAATGAAAGGGCTTGTTTGGCTTCTACTTGTGTTTTTGAAACCGTTCATTCGCACTCAAAGTGTAACGGGATGACAGTCAAAATAGATTTTAattaagtcttttttttcttttctttttttcttccagtaTTGACACCCCTGGAGTCATCAGCAGAGTGTCACAGCTTTTCAAAGGCCACCCCGACCTCATCATGGGCTTCAACACCTTCCTGCCACCTGGCTACAAGATCGAGGTCCAGACCAACGACCTAGTCAACGTGACCACGCCTGGTCAGATCCACCACATCACCCCGCATGGCATCTCAGTCCAGAACATCCCCATAACAGTAGCAGCTACCCAGCATCCGCCCCAGCTCCCGTCTGCTGCAACCACCACCGCTCCGCCCCTTCTGACGCAGCCCACCCCCGCCAAGATGAGCAAGGTATGTGATTCCGAGTGGGAAGTGATCGATACCAGCAGAGTTGTACAAACAATACATAAAAAGCTTTTATcccgatttgattctttcacCATACATGGCTGCCGATTCGATTTGTGTTGCGATTtccatttattgcgattctagaagtattgggATTCGATAGTGTTGAGTATTGTGcttctcttttccttctttaacaaaaacaaaagatgaaTAATGCACTTCTAGAGACAGTATATCATGAGACTTTCTAAAAAaagaattgttttctaaaaaagaatgcacatcacatgtcagtcagtctaaCCTGTATTTCATTTCTAATGAActacataacatgtattttctgcgttttttgctttgctggaaacggatatgatgtagtcaccgtcagatcactttggtcttgtcaatggaacaatttggcaacttttttaaaagtaaactttccattcagaatcttattagcATCCATTTCGGCATCTCGCGCtcccatccactcaaaacgtaacgttagcctactactctttggccggctcgcaagcccaaacaagtgtgtgtggcgtgcctgttgttgtgtttccggtctagctagatccggtgtggtgttgtagtttttctaacgttactagttgttggaacagcatgtgaaaaaaaacgacaaagtttgctatgctaaaaagaacgttaatctcgcgataaaaaaattgacgccgttaaaatggatttgcgttaacgccgttaataacacgtttaactgacagcactaatttagGCGAATCAttggtaaataaataaataaaaaatattgattctagggaaaggaattcattttaaaaattgtcttaaaaaaaaaaatcatgatacatactgtatgtgaataGATTTgtttttcccacccctaatacAATTTGTTATTCCCATCTTTACAAAGtggtttaaacatttaaaaaaaaaaaatagtgttttgTGGTGCAGCATCTTAAATACCTCTAAAACTTTGAACGTTTTGGCCTTTTCCATCCTCTTCAGCCCCAGGCGTTGACACCGAGCAGTCAGAGCAATCCGTCCATCCCTGCGTACACCTCTCCTCGCTCCCCGCCCATGCAGCTCCACCCGCCACTCAGCGGGACCCCCACTGGGCCACCCATGCAGAACAACCAGCCTGTGGAGTTCAACCACGCCATCAACTACGTCAACAAGATCAAGAACCGCTTCCAGGGCCAGCCTGACATCTACAAAGCCTtcctggagatcctccacacaTACCAGGTCAGTGGCCCCAACTGAAACCTAAGTGATACTTCGGAATGAAGTACTTTTGTGGCTTAAAAAGATCAAATTCTTCCATTGCTAATATGAAATTGTAACACTTTGTCTGTGTCACGTTGTGTCATTCATGTCAATCTGTTATGTTTGTACCGTTTTTCTGTAAACAGTCTGTCCATAAAGTACAGTGTTGTGAATAAGAATTACCcctcggggacaataaagtctaTAGTCAATTGCAATTAACgcaggcgtttttttttttattacaagaaagtaaaaaaaaaaaaaaacggcagctATCTGCTGCGCGCGATCGTTTGCGGGCCGCTATTTCCTAAGCGTTCAGCTTCCTGTCTGATCGCCGAGCGAGTGGGCGTGTGGATGACGTTCTATCATCCGGCTGCCGCTACCGGGAGTAAACAAACAACGAGGGCAAAGAAGAATACAGCACAACGTAAATCTTTAACTGCAGAGACAACGAGGAAATATTGTCGGGGGAAATTCATGGAAAAGCAAGACACTGggtggtttatgaccaaattacgaACGGCTCCGTGACGGCGGTGTAATCTGCTGAGTCACGTCTGCCTCCTGCACGctccagagaaagagagggagagaggactAACATTACACAAGTAGTTCTGTTGTATTGGTTTGCCCTCTTATGGACATGATGCTTAAAAATggatattcaaatatatttgaatataacTTCACAGTAAAGTGTTTGTCCACTACAGAAGGAGCAGCGTAACGCTAAGGAGGCTGGTGGGAACTACACACCGGCTCTGACGGAGCAGGAGGTGTACGCTCAAGTGGCCAGACTCTTCAAGAACCAAGAAGACCTGCTCTCAGAGTTTGGGCAATTTCTCCCTGATGCCAACAGTTCAGTGGTGAGCAGGTGTACAAGCACATTTCAAGTATGGAGTGGAGGAGTTTCTTTTAGGATGTGCTGTTTATTCAATAAGTCTTATTTAGATGCTTTGTACCAGTTAAACAATCCACATTAAGCACTGTAGTTCTGCAGATCCAGAGTTGAAGAGAGCGTATTCATGTACCCTCGTCTTAATCAGTGTTGTGTATTCTCCATAGCTGTTAAGTAAGACCACAGCTGAGAAGGCAGAGTCTGTACGGAACGACCACGGTGGTACTGCCAAAAAGCTGCAGCTCAACAACAAACAGAGGCCCAATCAGAACGGCTGCCAGATCCGTCGTCATCCAACTCCCGGGACCACACCCCCTGTCAAGGTACATGCATGTGTTCTCACATGCTGCTGAAGCTATAGTCCACTCCCGTGTCCTTCTTATTTGACGTGCTTCCTGTCTGTTTTTAGTCATTATTGTACCGATGTCTTCTCATGTCTATTTTGGTTACGCTACAGAAGAAGCCCAAGTTACTGAATTTGAAAGATCCCTCGGTGGCAGAGGCCAGCAAGCATGGAGTCGGAACAGAATCTCTGTTCTTTGAGAAGGTGAGGGCTTGCTGCGTTTTATCTTTGTGTTGATTTGAAAAGCAAACAGTCATTAAATAAGTCAATAAATAAGTTCCTCAGATAGCATTTTAAATTCAAAGCAAAAGCTTAGAAAAGCTCACCTACCGCCCCTCCATTTATTTCTCACCACAGGTGCGCAAAGCCTTGCGAAGTGCAGAGGCCTACGACAACTTCTTGCGGTGTCTGGTCATCTTTAATCAGGAGGTGATCTCCAGGGCTGAACTAGTGCAGCTGGTGTTGCCCTTTTTAGGGTGAGCACTCTGTCGTCTCACCTGGCAAATgacataaatgtattttttcacaatacactatatatatatcatacataTGTTTTTTCACTTAATTACGTTTCACAGAAAATTCCCAGAACTCTTCAACTGGTTCAAAAACTTCCTGGGATATCGGGAAATGTCCCACATCGAAACATACCCTAAGGAACGGGCCACCGAAGGCATCGCCATGGAGATTGATTATGCCTCCTGTAAGAGACTAGGCTCCAGTTACAGAGCTCTGCCCAAAAGCTACCAACAGCCCAAGTGCACCGGCAGAACTCCACTTTGTAAAGAGGTAAGAGTGACACAAGTGGAGAGAGAAACTGAAAGTTAAGAGTTAGATTTAGAAAGTGTCATGAACGGTGTTATCATTTGTGTTTAATGGGTCAAGTTTCTGTTTTAAACACGATGACAAGTTTTCTGATTACTGAAACTCCAATTGTCTTATCTTGATCCAGTCAAGAACATACCCAACTTAGCGATTGAACAAAAATATCTTAATGTGGACAGATTAGATGTATTGAAAAGTGTGTGgacctttttttaaagatgacactgtgtttgtttctgtggtgTCCAGGTCTTAAATGACACCTGGGTCTCCTTCCCCTCCTGGTCTGAGGACTCCACGTTTGTCAGCTCCAAGAAGACCCAGTACGAGGAGCACATCTACAGATGTGAGGACGAACGCTTTGAGGTGAGCAGGAACGTTAAACTTTTACGACTTGTATGTTGATGCCACCACACGGGTGAAAAATGATTTTATTCCATGTTAATAATTAACCGTTAACCGACAATAAGAATTTTGACCAATTAACATAGttaaaaacttaaataaaactattacatttttttaaggtTGTTGCATGGTAATAGAAAAATAAGCTATACAATCTACTTCTTAAATACAACTCATGAGGGGCAACACATGCCTTTGATTGGAGGAGCTTATTGGAGAGCTTAAAACCGCTTTAGGGGGacacagggttcaaaattagcaccatttgcCAGCCAAATTCTGGCAAAATATGTATATTATggggctggtagatttgcttcactcaccagccaaaacaCAATGGTGATCTATTAAGTAACTTggaaaatttgaacattcactagccatttggctggtgtaAGAAAGGTTAATTTGGAACCTTGGGTGGACACTGTAAATAGTTTGCACTGTGAAACTGTTACAATCCAGTAGGTGGCAGTCATACAACTCATGGATGCCAACCGCCAGAAAAACTCAACAGAAGACGAGAGCTTAAAATGCAACTTGCGAGTGCTTTTTTTCCTGCTAAGTTCGTGGCTCTCACGGCCGTCTTCTGGACGGCGCTCACAACGGAGCATGTGACAATTACATGTCACTATATCTATGAGGACTGGAGGGTTAAATCGGCTGTCCTAACACAGAGTATGCCAAgaagacacacagctgacaacctcgCAGCTAAACTTAAATAGAAAGTGGCAGCATGTGTCCACGACAGTGTATGCAACATCATGGCTGCTAACTCTCCCGGACAGGTGAACTGGGACTGAATTGCCTGCTTGTCTGGGTCGGCTAATGgtcaggaaaaaaaatctaaattagcaTCCCTAATTCCAATGGATGTTACGTTGTCCTCTtccaggatttatttatttctaatcTTTATCGTAAAACATCCCTGAACACTTGAATTACTACAGTGAAATTGCTCAGTGGCGAACAGTAGACGACAAGAATATTACACAGTATGAGCTTTTTAATTAAAGATAATTGGGTATGCATTGCACAG
Coding sequences within it:
- the sin3aa gene encoding SIN3 transcription regulator family member Aa isoform X4, encoding MKRRLEDQETVFASQQRRLAGNAEAFQHRVLAPAPAPAVYEAVSDNMQPTAGVQYSVPQGYQVSLLSQVPTVAQNSGGHGHTPSPAVHGGSHHHSPAVQSHGPSVMSGHSHTAPPQASAQGQQFQRLKVEDALSYLDQVKLQFGNQPQVYNDFLDIMKEFKSQSIDTPGVISRVSQLFKGHPDLIMGFNTFLPPGYKIEVQTNDLVNVTTPGQIHHITPHGISVQNIPITVAATQHPPQLPSAATTTAPPLLTQPTPAKMSKPLQPQALTPSSQSNPSIPAYTSPRSPPMQLHPPLSGTPTGPPMQNNQPVEFNHAINYVNKIKNRFQGQPDIYKAFLEILHTYQKEQRNAKEAGGNYTPALTEQEVYAQVARLFKNQEDLLSEFGQFLPDANSSVLLSKTTAEKAESVRNDHGGTAKKLQLNNKQRPNQNGCQIRRHPTPGTTPPVKKKPKLLNLKDPSVAEASKHGVGTESLFFEKVRKALRSAEAYDNFLRCLVIFNQEVISRAELVQLVLPFLGKFPELFNWFKNFLGYREMSHIETYPKERATEGIAMEIDYASCKRLGSSYRALPKSYQQPKCTGRTPLCKEVLNDTWVSFPSWSEDSTFVSSKKTQYEEHIYRCEDERFELDVVLETNLATIRVLETVQRKLSRMSAEEQAKFRLDSTLGGSSEVVHRKAIQRIYGDKAPDIIDGLKKNPAVSVPIVLKRLKTKEEEWREAQRGFNKIWREQNEKYYLKSLDHQGINFKQNDTKVLRSKSLLNEIESIYDEHQEQASEENTTPPTGPHLALAYEDSQILEDAAALIIHHVKRQTSIQKEDKYKIKQIIYHFIPDMLFSQRGELSDVEEEEEEEEMDLEEGASKKHNGVPGSGSPSKSKLLFSNTAAQKLRGSDDAYNLYYVNNNWYIFLRLHQTLCSRLLRLYGQAERQIEEEVRERDWEREVLGLKKEKSDNPAIQLRLKEPMDIEVEDYYSAFLEMVRNLLDGNMEASQYEDSLREMFTIHAYIAFTMDKLIQSIVRQLQHIVSDEICVQVTDLYLSESANGASGGTMSTQSSRSSAEALYQRKAEQLMSDENCFKVMFSRHRGQVQLTVELLDTEEENSDEPMEAE
- the sin3aa gene encoding SIN3 transcription regulator family member Aa isoform X3, which gives rise to MKRRLEDQETVFASQQRRLAGNAEAFQHRVLAPAPAPAVYEAVSDNMQPTAGVQYSVPQGYQVSLLSQVPTVAQNSGGHGHTPSPAVHGGSHHHSPAVQSHGPSVMSGHSHTAPPQASAQGQQFQRLKVEDALSYLDQVKLQFGNQPQVYNDFLDIMKEFKSQSIDTPGVISRVSQLFKGHPDLIMGFNTFLPPGYKIEVQTNDLVNVTTPGQIHHITPHGISVQNIPITVAATQHPPQLPSAATTTAPPLLTQPTPAKMSKPLQPQALTPSSQSNPSIPAYTSPRSPPMQLHPPLSGTPTGPPMQNNQPVEFNHAINYVNKIKNRFQGQPDIYKAFLEILHTYQKEQRNAKEAGGNYTPALTEQEVYAQVARLFKNQEDLLSEFGQFLPDANSSVLLSKTTAEKAESVRNDHGGTAKKLQLNNKQRPNQNGCQIRRHPTPGTTPPVKKKPKLLNLKDPSVAEASKHGVGTESLFFEKVRKALRSAEAYDNFLRCLVIFNQEVISRAELVQLVLPFLGKFPELFNWFKNFLGYREMSHIETYPKERATEGIAMEIDYASCKRLGSSYRALPKSYQQPKCTGRTPLCKEVLNDTWVSFPSWSEDSTFVSSKKTQYEEHIYRCEDERFELDVVLETNLATIRVLETVQRKLSRMSAEEQAKFRLDSTLGGSSEVVHRKAIQRIYGDKAPDIIDGLKKNPAVSVPIVLKRLKTKEEEWREAQRGFNKIWREQNEKYYLKSLDHQGINFKQNDTKVLRSKSLLNEIESIYDEHQEQASEENTTPPTGPHLALAYEDSQILEDAAALIIHHVKRQTSIQKEDKYKIKQIIYHFIPDMLFSQRGELSDVEEEEEEEEMDLEEGASKKHNGVPGSGSPSKSKLLFSNTAAQKLRGSDDAYNLYYVNNNWYIFLRLHQTLCSRLLRLYGQAERQIEEEVRERDWEREVLGLKKEKSDNPAIQLRLKEPMDIEVEDYYSAFLEMVRNLLDGNMEASQYEDSLREMFTIHAYIAFTMDKLIQSIVRQLQHIVSDEICVQVTDLYLSESANGASGGTMSTQSSRSSAEALYQRKAEQLMSDENCFKVMFSRHRGQVQLTVELLDTEEENSDEPMEAERWSDYVGRYLNPDSTTPELREHLAQKPVFLPRKNRVMLMESEADQEVPEGPRAVGQRGLRGWQEIPGKGENGVHVQTKLLQDGVRL